TAACAGATTTTTTTGTCAAAAAAACATCAGCCTGAGTGCTTGCACCTACACTTATTCCAAGCAAAATTGTAACAATATCAATTAAAGGTCCTTTTGCAGCTTCAGCAAGCCTGTTTGTCACTTCTGCTTCTTTTAAAAGGTTTCCAAAAAACAGCATTCCAAGCAAAGGAAGAGCTCCGGGAGCTATAAGGCAACATATCACAAGAGCTGTAACAGGAAAAATAACTTTTTCCTTTTTTGAAATTTCCCTGAAATCTGAACTCATGGTGATCAATCGTTCTTTTTTACTTGTAAGTAATTTCATAATAGGAGGCTGAATAACCGGCACAAGAGCCATATAGGAATATGCTGCAATAGCTATGGGACCAATAAGATCAGGAGCAAGTTTTGAGGTTAGAAAAATGGCTGTGGGCCCGTCTGCTCCCCCTATTATTCCTATTGCTGCTGATTCTGTAGGAGCAAAGCCTAAAAAATAAGCTCCGATAAAAGTAATAAAAATTCCTGCCTGAGCTGCAGCCCCAAGTAAAATAAGAATAGGCCTTGATAAGATGTAGGAAAAATCGGCCATTGCTCCTATGCCGATAAAAATAAGAGGAGGATAAATTCCCTGGGACACTCCTTGATAAAGATAATAAAACACGCTTCCCTCGCTGTACACTCCAAGGGACATTGAGGCCGGTGATGGAAGATTGCCTATAATCATTCCAAAAGAAATTGGCACAAGAAGCAAGGGCTCATATTTTTTAAAAACCCCAAGATAAAGAAAGAAAAAGGCTATTAAAAGCATAATAAAATGCTTGTATGTAAAATAATACAAGCCCGTATTCTCTATAAATGACAATAAAATATTTTCCACTTTTCTTCACTTTTTAAAAATTAACTTCCAGGCTGGAGACTTATCATTCCAAAAAAATTTTCCTGTTTCATCAGGACATATTATTTGTTTTTTTATCAAAAAATCTACAAGGATCCATGGGTTTTCCTGACCGTTCATCAATGATTTTTCTATCAGATCAGGGAGATAAAAAGACTCTTTTTTATTTTTTGAAAGAAAAATTATTTTTTTTGTTTCAGTTATTTGGTTTTTTGTAAAAGAAGCAGTTATTATTTTTTTTTCTTTAAACTTTTTAAAATTCAAATTTTCTAAAATAAATAAAACTCTATGTATATTAGAAACAACAAAAGCAAGAAATGCAAGTCCTGAAAAAACTATGAACAATCCTGAAACTGCTAATAAATATGGGTTTATTTCCATTTTTATCTCTTAAAATATTTTGTTTTGGATAAAAATTCATCTTTCAAACGTATAAGCCTTGAGTTTATTGAAGCATACCTTTTTTCAACATTAACAAGAGTTTTACTTGTAAGCACTCCGCAGACTCCTTTTTTTGAAAGACATGTGCATGTAGTCACATAATGAGTTTTATCAAGAAAAGGTTCTGTTCCAATTATATCTCCAGGATTCATAAGGGTAAAAGCTCGTTTATCAGGAAGGTGAATCAAGAAATGACCATCAACTAAAATATAAATATTTGAGGCTTTTTCTTCGGCACTAAAAAGTTTTTCTCCTGAAACATAAACCTCCTTTTCCATTTCACCGGCAAGTTGCCAAAGTTCATTATTATTAAAGTCTTTGAAAATTTCATTATTCTTGAATGCTAAGATTATTTCTTTCATTTTTACTTTGAATTTTTGAAAAGTTATTGTTAATAGTAAAGAATTATTGGTTTTTTTTAATTTATAAAATTAATTCTTTTATTTTCTAATACTTATTTTTTTTATTGAAACATAGTATATAAACAGGCCGAAAACCAGAAATTTATTTTACTTTTTATAATTTGAATTTAAGTTATAATAAAAATTTTTATCCTGGTTAATGATTTTATAAAAAAATAAGCCTTTTTATCACTTTTCAGCTTAAAACATTAATCAATCTTAAAATAGATAAAGTTTTTCTGATTAGATTTTGACCCTGAGCTTAAATGGATAAAAAATACTTTAGTTTATAAACAAATTAAAATTTAAAAAAGGAGCTTAGTAAATGAAACAATGGGAATGTACTGTTTGCGGTTATATTCACGAAGGTGATGAACCCCCGGAGACCTGTCCTGTTTGCGGCGTTGGTAAATCTGCCTTTACCTTAATAGAAAAAAAAGAGGCGGAAAAACCAGAGCAGGAAGAAAAAGAAGAAACATCTGAGGCAAAACCAGAATCTTCTGAAAAATTAAAAGAAACAAAACCTTCATCTTTAAAAGAAAAAATCGACCAGGCAATCCTTGATCACCATCTTCACCCAATTACTGTTCATATCCCAAATGGTGTGATTCCTGTGGCTGTATTTCTTCTTTTAATAGGCTCTCTCTTTGGGAATGAATCTCTAATTACTGCAGCATACTACAATATCAGCCTGGTTTTTATTTTTATGCCTGTGGTTTTGTACACCGGTTATATTGAATGGATAAACAGATACAGAAAAGCAATGACAGGAATTTTTCAGGCAAAACTTGTAAGTGCTGCTGTGGTTGCCACTTTATCCTGTGTTCTTGCTTTATGGAAAAGTTTTTCTGCTGATGCCGGAGGAGGTTTTTATCTGATTTTGCATCTAATTATGCTTGCCTCAGCAGGTATAGCTGGTCACATTGGCGGAAAGTTTGTTTTCAAAAATTAAATATTAAAACCTAAACACAAAAAAACCCATGATTTAAATATTAAACTCATGGGTTTTTTTATATTTATAAACAAAAGCTGTTTTATATTTTTATTATAATTCTATTTCTTTCGAATCTTCTATTCCAAGATAATTATCATCAAAATCTGTCATAATAGCCATGGAAAGAGGTATCAGCATATCTCCCATCCTGGTAAACTTTGTATTCATATTTTTTACCAGCTCATTGGATATCTGATAAAGAAATTCATAAAGCTTGTCCATTTTTATGGCTGGATATTTTTCACCCTGAACAAAACCCGTTCTTCCGCAAATATGGCTTGTTCCTCCTGTTTCTGTAGGAACTCCATAAGCTCTGCAGTTAAGGGGTCTAAAATCATAAAGATCACATTGATTGTTTTCATTTAAAAGAGGACACCTGACTCTTTCCATTGCCATCATACCTATTATTTCAATATCAGAAACTCCTTGCTTTTGTTCATCAAAAGCTTTTTTCTTTAACCTGTGAATTTCTCTGTCTGCTTTTACAGCTCTGTTAATGATTTCATGTCTTTTAACATCGTCAGTATAGATTTCTCTGAATTTTTTATTAATATATAAACTTTCAATCAAAGTTAAATCGAACAACGCATAGCAGCAGTCTGAACAGCCGGGCTTGCAATTTACCTCTTTTGGGAAATCATCAGCAACTTTTTTAAACGCTTTATCAACAGATTTGGCAAGTTCTTCATAAGCTTTAAAATATTTTGTAAAATCCAAGTTTAACTCCTTAAAATTTATGGATAAAATTTATTAGTTCATTTTTTATAAGATCAACTCAATTTTTTATCAAAGAGATTCTTTTTATTCAAGCTTCTAATGTTTCACGTGAAACAAAGAATTTTTAACTCTGACCTATTTTAATAAAAACCTTTTAAAGACTATTGGTCTTCCATTAATTTATTTTCCTATGCAAAAATTGCTAAAAACTCGATCCAATATATCGGGAGAAACAAGTTCACCTATGATTTCTGAACATAAATCAATACAGGTTTTTAAATCATAAGAAATCAGTTCGATATCATAATTATCATTGACAGAAGAAGATATTAAACTGACCTTAGAATTCAATTTCTTTAAAACTGAATATTGCCTTTTATTTGGAACAAGATATGAATCAGAGGAAGTAAAATTTTTTCCAAAATAATGAACTATTTTATTTTTAAGTTCATCAATTCCTTTGTTTTCTTTTGCGGAGATATACAATGGCTGATTTTTTTCAGTTAAAAATGTTCCACGTGAAACATCTTTGCCAAAAAGATCTATTTTATTTACAACAAGAATAAAAGGGTAATTCTTAATTTCTTGAAACAACTTATCTGTTTCAGGATAAAATGGCTCAGACCCGTCAATCAAAAAAATAATTAAATCTGATTTTTCTAGAAGCTCTCTTGATTTTAAAACCCCTATTTTTTCAATTTCATTATCAGTTTCTCTTATCCCGGCAGTATCTGATAAAACTAAAGGAAACCCATCCAAATTTAAAGCCTCTTCAATTATATCCCTTGTTGTTCCCGGAATTGATGTAACTATAGCTCTTTCCTTTGAAATAAGTTTATTTAAAAGGCTTGATTTTCCCGCATTTGGAGGACCTGCAATTGTAATTTTATACCCATCTCTTACCTGATGACAATTATCATAATTTAAAATTAGAGATCCTATCTCTTTTTTTATTTCGTTTATAGTTTTTAAAAAAAGAGAATGATCAAAATATTCATCTATATCATCTGGAAAATCCACAAAAGCTATAATATTTGCTTCTATATCTATTAATTTATTTCTTGCTTCAATTATTTTTTCTTTTAATTCTCCACTGGAAAGGCTGGCTGCAATTCTATGGGAAGCTTCGCTTGAAGAATTAATTATATCCATTACAGATTCAGCTTTGGTAAGATCTATCCTCCCATTTAAAAAAGCTCGTTTAGTAAACTCACCAGGAGCAGCAGGCTCAGATCCTGAATTTAAAACAAGAGATAAAATTTTATCAAGAACAAATTTTCCTGAATGGGAATGAATTTCAACAATATCTTCCCTGGTATATGAATAGGGTGATTTCATAAAAACAATCAAAACCTCATCAATAACAAATTCTAAATGAGGATCTATTATAAAACCATGGTAAAGATATCTGTATTTAAGAGCTTCCATTTTAAGAGATAAAAACTTTTTATCGGCTTTTCTTTTAAATAAAGAAAGGCCAATATCAAAAGCATTAAAACCTGAAACTCTTATTATACCAATCCCACCGTTTCCCGGCGGAGTTGATATAGCTGCTATTGTATTGTTATTTGAAAATGAATTTATCATTGGATGAGATTCAAAACCGGAGTTTATAAATACAAAACTCCGGTTCAATTCTTTATCTGTTTTTGGAAGTACGTGGTTTACCCTTTGGTCTTCTAGATGGAAAAACCACGAGTTTTCTATAATAACCTTCGCCCATACTCTGGGTTCTTACACGTCTATCGTCTCTTAAAGCTATATGAATAAATCTTCTTTCATAGGCTGACAATTGACCTATGGTGGCAGGCTTTCCTGTTTTTTTAACCTTATCTGCATACCTTAGAGCAATTGAATAAAGATTTTGCTTTCTTCTCTCAAGATAATCTTCAATATCAATAAGAACTCTTACTCTGCCTTCAGATATTTTATTTACAATCTTGTCTATAATAAATTGCATCGCTTCAAGATTTTGCCCTTTTTTACCAATAATAACACCGGGATTTTCTGCTTTTAAATTATATAATACTTCATTTTCTCTTATTTCCGGAGAAATTTCAAAACTATCACTTAGTAAAATAAGAATTTTTTCCAGAGCTTCTCTTCCTTTTTCTACGGCATCTTCAGATATTTCCAAGGGAAAAGAGTCGTTTTTATCTTCTTTGGAACTAACAAAAACCTCTTTAATTTCTTCTGATTTTACTATTGTTTTTTCTTTTTCAATTGCAGATTTTTCAGATGAAATTTCATGGACAATTTTAGTTTCGTCCTTTTTAATTTCTTCCTTTGCCTTTTTATCAGGTTTTGGAAAATATGGTTTCTTTTTTTCTTTAGGTTTGCCCGATGAAAAAGCTTCATCCACAAGAGAAGAGATGTTTTCTTCTGATTTATCAGAAGAAACTTTAATTCTTATTTTCGCTTTTTTAACTCCTATCAAACCAAATAGTAAACCTTTATTTCCGTACTCAACAACTTCATAATCCAACTTATCTGCTGAAACACTAAGATCTTTTAAAGCTGCTTCGATTGCTGATTCAACATCTTTGCCTTCATATTCCTTATGAATAGCCATAAAAACCTCCATCATCATTTAGAAAGGAAACGGGATACATAATATTGCTGCCCCATTGTGAAAAGATTGTTAACAAGCATATAAAGAACAAGCCCTGCAGGGAGATTAACAAAAATCACAGTTATAAAAATCGGCATAAAAAGCATTATTTTAGCCTGGGTGGGATCTCCCCCGGTAGGTGTCATTTTCTGCTGTAAAAACATTGATGCACCCATTACAATGGTAAGGAGAGGTAATCCATAAGGCTCCTTCATAAAAGGGATGGCAAAATTTAAATCAAATAATCTGTCAGGGGCTGACAAATCCTGAATCCACAGCATAAAAGGCGCATGTCTTAACTCAATAGCACTGAACAACATTCTGTAAAGCCCAAAAAATATAGGAATCTGAACCAGAATAGGCAAACAGCCGCTAAGGGGATTTACTTTATAAGTTTTATATAAACTCATAACTTCCTGGTTCATTCTTTGTTTATCGTTTTGATATTTCTCTCTTATTTCCTTCATAAGAGGTTGGATTTTTTTCATTTGCTCCATTGATTTTGCACTTTTGGTTCCAAGAGGCCAAAAGATTATCTTAACAAGAAGGGTAAGCATAATTATGGAAACCCCATAGTTTGGAATAACCTTATAAATATAATTTAAAACCCATAAACAAGGCTTGGAAATTGCGTCAAAAAAACCAAAATCAACTGATTTTTCCAGTTTAAAACCGGCAGATTTTAAAATATCCATTCTTTTCGGCCCAGAATAAAAATGATATTTAAATATTTTTTTCTCTCCATTCTGAAGACTGAAAGGGTTTGAAATAAAATCAGCTTTTATATATTCTTTTTTAGAACCAGAGTATTTATCTTTAAGAATTGAAAAATCACAAATTATACTTTCATCAAAATCAGGAATAACTGCTGTTATGAAATAAATAGACTCCAAAGCTCCCCATTCAATTTTTGAATTAAAATTACCTTCTTCGTCAAGTTTTTTGATTTTTATATGATCAAGATTGTTATTTCTGTAAACAGAAGGCCCAACAAACCCTATCTGCCTTGCCTCAGGCTTTTCAGAGTTAATTGAAACAATAAGCTGGTTTGAAAAAGGATAGCCTGTATTATTTATTAAATCTATTTCACAATCAAAAAGATAAGAATCTTTATAAAATACATATTTTTTTCTTATCGTAAAACCTGATTCTGTCTGATATTCAAAAACTAAGTCTAGTTTATTTGAAGAAAAATGTATTTCCCCGGGATTTTGCTTTGAATAAAAATTGGATTTTTTTAAATCTAATCCTGTTCCTGATTTAAGTTCAGTAAAAAAACTACCTGAAAGAAAATCATTATCTATCATTTCCTTGAAATTAGAACTTTCTCCATTAATTTCTTTATAATTTTTAAGCCTTAAGCTCGTGAGCTTTGCTCCAACACTTGATAATTCTGCAATGTAATTATCTGTTTCAATGACATATTTTTTTTCATCAACAGGAAGACTTCTTATTATATTCTTTGTTTCTTCAGCACCTAAGTTGTCTTTTATATTATAAAATTTATTTTCATTTACTTTATTATCAATATTGTCTTGGGTTGTGTTGTTTTCTAGAAACGCTGTATTTTCTGAAGGAAGATGATTTTTAGTATAAAAATAATTCCATCCGAAAAAAACAATAAAAGATAAAACTACAGCGATTAAAAGACGAAGCTGTTCCATATTTCCTCATCAAAATTTTTTAAAGTTTTAATTAAACAATCCTTATAAAAGAGGATCATACCCTCCTGGATGAAAAGGATTGCATTTCAGTATTCGTTTTAAAGACAAAAACAAACCCTTCAATATTCCGTATTTTTCTATAGCCTGATATGAATAGGCAGAGCAGCTTGGACAAAACCTGCAATTGTCCCCTAAGTAAGGAGAGATTGCCAACTGGTAAAAACGTATCAGAAAAAGAAAAACTTTCTTAATCATTTTTAAGTTTACCTGTTTTTTTAAAAAGAATAAAAAGAGATTTGAATATTTCTTTGGAATCCTTGAAAGAAGCACTTTTCTTGGCTATTATATTTATATCTGGAATAGATTGCAATGAGTGTTGATTAAGCCTCCAATATTCCCTGACAAGACGTTTTATTCTGTTTCTCTCAACAGAATTACCTACTTTTTTAGACACAGTAATACCTATCCTGCCTAAATCAGATTTTTTGTCTTTTTTTCCATAAACACCGATAAAGTGTTTGGAATGACTGACACTTCCAATATTTGCAAGTTTCAAAAACTCTTGTCTTTTTAAAAGACGCCGGGATTTGTCAAATTTATATTCTGCCAAAAGTATATCTTTAAATATTTAAATTTTTAGCTTCAGATATAAGAAAACTGGTACCTTTGAATAAAAATACCAGTTAGTAATTTTTTAATTATTAGGCTGATAGTTTTCTACGACCTTTAGATCTTCTTCTTCTTATAATAGCCCTTCCACCGACTGTAGACATTCTACGTCTAAATCCATGTCTTCTTACTCTTTTAATTTTGCTGGGCTGAAATGTACGTTTCATAATTAAATTTCCTTGTAATTTCTAATATTTGTTAAATTTAAACTATTTATTATCTACATTAACCTGAACAAATAAACACAATATATTAGATTTGTCAATTTTTTCCATCTGATAAATTAAAATATCTTATAAATCTAATAAGATTCAGGTTTTCTCAAATTTTCTATTATATCAAATTGCTCTCTGAAATAATTAGAAACAGGATAAACAACAACAGGCTTATCTGTAAAATCTTCTATAATCTGAAGAATCTTAGCTTCCTCTCCATGGAGAAGTGATGCTATTTCAGGATTGCATCTTATTGTAAAAGATTCTCCTGTCATATCCACAGATTTTCTTTTCACATCCCTTACAATATTATAACATATTGTTTTTCCTGAATTTAAAAATCCTCTTCCCTCACAATATTGACAATCTTGACAAAGAGTAGAATTAAGAGACTTTCTCTCTCTTTTCCTTGTCATCTGAATAAGTCCAAGTTCTGTCATTGGAACAATATATGTTTTTGTTTTATCTTTTTTCAAAGCTTCTTTTAAAGCTCTGAAAACCCTTTCCTGGTTTTCTATTTCTTCCATATCAATAAAATCTACAATTATTATTCCGCAAAGATTTCTAAGCCTTACCTGGTATGCAATTTCTTTAACAGCTTCAAGATTTGTTTTAAGAATTGTTTGTTCAAAATTATGTTTTCCTACATATCTTCCGGTATTAACATCAATTGCAACTAAAGCTTCGGTATGCTCAATTATTATATATCCACCTGATTTAAGCCATACTTTTTTTTTTAATGCTCTTTGGATATCAATTTCAATATTATAGGCATCAAAAATAGGCTCTTTTCCTTGAAAGAGTTCAACTTTTACAGGAAAATCCACCATATGCTTTTTTAAAAAACTTTTTACAGCTTTATAACCGTCTTTTATATCAATAACAACTTTGTTTACTTCGTGGGTAAGAAGATCTCTTACTGCTCTTAAAGTTACTGAAAGATCTCGGTGAAGACATACAGGAGCAGATTTTGTTTTATTTTTTTCAACAACGGATTTCCATAATTTTTCAAGAAATTTCATTTCCCTTATAATGGATTCTTCCTCTATACCTTCAGCTGCTGTTCTTAAAATAAATCCATAATTATTAATTCTTTCTGATTCAATAATTTTTTTAAGCCTTTCCCTTTCAGAAGGCTCTCCTATTCTTCTTGAAATACCTATGTGATTTATAGTGGGCATGAGTACTAGATAACGTCCTGGTATTGAAATATGAGTTGTAACTCTGGCTCCCTTGGTTCCCATAGGACCTTTGGATACCTGAACAACAATTTCCTGGCCTTCACTTAATACAGACTGAATTTGAAAACTTTTTTCTTCATGACCTGAAACACCATAACCACTAGAGTCTTCAGTTTCATCTGTTAAGTCACCACTGAATTTTTCTAAAAAATCTTCACTTTCCAAGTTTAAGTTATCTGTCTGGACAACATCATCCACATAAAGAAATGCAGCTTTATCAAGTCCTACTTCAACAAAAGCCGCCTGCATTCCTGGAAGCACTCTTTGTATCTTACCCTTGTAGATACTTCCGACAATGTTTTCGTCAATCCCCCTTTCAATAAAAAGTTCTGATAAAACACCGTTTTCAAGAAGAGCTACTCTTGTTTCATGCAAAGATGCATTAATAATAAGCTCTTTTTCCATTAAACTTTATCCATTTCTTTAATTTTGTATATTTTTAAATTTCTTATTTTTTCTTTGTCTAAATTCAAAAAATGATTTAAAAAAATATCAGGTCGCAGTGTCTTACCATTTTCAGATAAAATTTTCATTTTAATTTTACCTGTATCTACTATTTTTACTTGTTCAAACCATTTTTTCAAATCATAATTTCTTGGTTTTTTCTTTTTCAAAAGAGTTATTTCAAAAGAATTTAACAAATTAAATTCTTTTATCTTATCTGAATAAATATCAGCATTTCTTAAATTGACTTCATAAACAGATAAGGAATGTGGATAAAATTTATATTTTTTTTCCACTTTTTCAATATTTTTAATTAAAAGACCCTGGGGAAGAGTTTTGTTAAGATTTAGAAACAGGCTTTCAATATCCATATCATAACAATCCACAGTCATTAATTCGCCATAGCTTTCCATTCCAAGGGGCAGGGCATCTTTGAAGGTCATTTTCGGTTTAGGATGAAATCCTTTGGAAAAATCAAACTTCATTTTGGATCTGTCAAAAGCACGCTGGAAAATTCCAACAATTTCCAAATGACCAAAGTAAGCAGCATTTCCAAGTTTTTCAAACAAAACTTTTAACTTTAAAATTTTATTTTTATCAGTTTGTTCTAAATGAACGTTTTTATAAAAATCATGGGAAATTCCTGGCTTGTCAAAAACTTTTGGGTAAATATTTTTAAAATCACATACCCCGCATTGGTTGCATTCACTGATTCTACAGTCCTGGGTGACAATAGTATTTTTTGAATTGTACAATTCTTTTAAAAGATATTCTTTTGTTACCCCTGTATCTATTTTATCCCAGGGAAGACTTGAATCTTCATCTCTTTTACCTGTATAAAAATCAATATCAATTCCAAGACTTTCAACAGCAGCAATCCATTTATTATAATCAAAGTGCTCAGACCATCCATCCAGATGACACCCAGATTCATAAGCCTTTACTATCAATGGAGCAAGGGTTCTGTCTCCCCTTGAAAAAAGACCTTCAAGCCTTGAATGTTCAGGATCCTGCCATTTTAAATTAACACCCTTGATTTTTTTAAGGTTATTTTTGAGATATAAAAAATTTTCCAGGGACTCTTCACGGCTTAAAAGTTTTTCCCATTGAAAAGGTGTATGAGGTTTTGGGATAAATGTTGTAAAACTTACATTTATTTTACAATTTTTTGCTTCGGGAAGAAATTTTAGTTTTTTAACCAACTCAACAAGTTCATCAAGATCATCTTTTGTTTCAGAAGGGAGCCCTGTCATGAAATAAAGTTTTATAATTTTCCATCCCATATCAAAGGCACTTTTTACAGTATTCACTATTTCTTCTTCACTTAAATCTTTGTTGATAACATCTCTTAATCTCTGAGAACCTGCTTCAGGAGCTATGGTAAACCCTGTTTTTCTTACCTTTTGAATTTCTTCCATCAAATCTTTTGTTAGTCTTCCTGCTCGTATTGATGGAAGAGAAACAGATCTTGCCTCTTTCATATATCTTTTCATCAGAAATAATAAAAGTTCAGGAAAACAAGTATAATCACCAGTGCTTAAAGAAAGAAGGGACAAATCTTCATAACCTGTATTTTTTATTGATTTTTCAGCAATCTCCAAAAGTTTTTTAACACTTCTTTCCCTTACAGGCCTGTAAATCATTCCTGCCTGACAGAATCGACATCCTCTGGTGCATCCCCTGGAAATTTCAAGCCTGAGTCTATCGTGAACAGGTTTTCCATAAGGTATAATCGGTGAGACAGGAAACGGAGCGTCTTCAAGATCTTTTATTTTTCTTTTTTCAACTTTTCTATAATCAAAAAACTTACTTTCTAAAAAAAGATTTTCTTTTTTAGTATCTTCAAAAAATAAAGGCACATAAACACCTTGAATATCTTTTATTGAGTATAAAAGATCTGATTTTTTTCTACTTTTTATTTGTTTCCATTCTATAATTTTTTCAGATACTTCAAGAATTGCCTCTTCTCCATCTCCAATAAAAATAAAATCAAAGAAATCTGCCACAGGCTCAGGATTTACCATGCATGGGCCGCCTGCAATTACAAAAGGAAAACTTTCATCCCTTTGAGATGAGTAAAAAGGAATATCACCCAAATCCAAAATTTCAAGAATTCCTGTATAATTGAGCTCATATAAAAGAGAAAAACCAATAATATCAAAATCTTTTAAAGGTTTTTTTGTTTCAAGGCCGCCTATGGATATTTTATTTTTTTTAAGGTGCTCTTTCATGTCCGGAGATGGAACAAAAACCCTTTGAGCATAAATATCTTTATGACTATTAAGAATATCGTATAAAATTTGAATTCCAAAATGGGAAGACCCAATCTCATAAAGATCAGGAAAAGCCAGTGCAAAATTTAAAAGTATTTCTTCTTCATTTTTTTTTACCGCATTTACTTCATTTCCAAGATAGGTTCCGGGATTTTTTACATTTAGGTAAAAATTATTATATCTCATTTGTTTTTCCGTATTTTTTGATTTCAAAACTTAAGCTTTATATATTCCCCTGATTGCAACCCATCCTGATTCATTATAAATTTTTTCAGGCTCTATATTAAATTCTTCCATTTTTTCTATTACCATTTTCATTTTATC
The window above is part of the Desulforegulaceae bacterium genome. Proteins encoded here:
- a CDS encoding Rne/Rng family ribonuclease, producing the protein MEKELIINASLHETRVALLENGVLSELFIERGIDENIVGSIYKGKIQRVLPGMQAAFVEVGLDKAAFLYVDDVVQTDNLNLESEDFLEKFSGDLTDETEDSSGYGVSGHEEKSFQIQSVLSEGQEIVVQVSKGPMGTKGARVTTHISIPGRYLVLMPTINHIGISRRIGEPSERERLKKIIESERINNYGFILRTAAEGIEEESIIREMKFLEKLWKSVVEKNKTKSAPVCLHRDLSVTLRAVRDLLTHEVNKVVIDIKDGYKAVKSFLKKHMVDFPVKVELFQGKEPIFDAYNIEIDIQRALKKKVWLKSGGYIIIEHTEALVAIDVNTGRYVGKHNFEQTILKTNLEAVKEIAYQVRLRNLCGIIIVDFIDMEEIENQERVFRALKEALKKDKTKTYIVPMTELGLIQMTRKRERKSLNSTLCQDCQYCEGRGFLNSGKTICYNIVRDVKRKSVDMTGESFTIRCNPEIASLLHGEEAKILQIIEDFTDKPVVVYPVSNYFREQFDIIENLRKPESY
- the rpmH gene encoding 50S ribosomal protein L34, with protein sequence MKRTFQPSKIKRVRRHGFRRRMSTVGGRAIIRRRRSKGRRKLSA
- a CDS encoding TIGR03960 family B12-binding radical SAM protein, giving the protein MRYNNFYLNVKNPGTYLGNEVNAVKKNEEEILLNFALAFPDLYEIGSSHFGIQILYDILNSHKDIYAQRVFVPSPDMKEHLKKNKISIGGLETKKPLKDFDIIGFSLLYELNYTGILEILDLGDIPFYSSQRDESFPFVIAGGPCMVNPEPVADFFDFIFIGDGEEAILEVSEKIIEWKQIKSRKKSDLLYSIKDIQGVYVPLFFEDTKKENLFLESKFFDYRKVEKRKIKDLEDAPFPVSPIIPYGKPVHDRLRLEISRGCTRGCRFCQAGMIYRPVRERSVKKLLEIAEKSIKNTGYEDLSLLSLSTGDYTCFPELLLFLMKRYMKEARSVSLPSIRAGRLTKDLMEEIQKVRKTGFTIAPEAGSQRLRDVINKDLSEEEIVNTVKSAFDMGWKIIKLYFMTGLPSETKDDLDELVELVKKLKFLPEAKNCKINVSFTTFIPKPHTPFQWEKLLSREESLENFLYLKNNLKKIKGVNLKWQDPEHSRLEGLFSRGDRTLAPLIVKAYESGCHLDGWSEHFDYNKWIAAVESLGIDIDFYTGKRDEDSSLPWDKIDTGVTKEYLLKELYNSKNTIVTQDCRISECNQCGVCDFKNIYPKVFDKPGISHDFYKNVHLEQTDKNKILKLKVLFEKLGNAAYFGHLEIVGIFQRAFDRSKMKFDFSKGFHPKPKMTFKDALPLGMESYGELMTVDCYDMDIESLFLNLNKTLPQGLLIKNIEKVEKKYKFYPHSLSVYEVNLRNADIYSDKIKEFNLLNSFEITLLKKKKPRNYDLKKWFEQVKIVDTGKIKMKILSENGKTLRPDIFLNHFLNLDKEKIRNLKIYKIKEMDKV